A portion of the Paucilactobacillus hokkaidonensis JCM 18461 genome contains these proteins:
- a CDS encoding phage regulatory protein/antirepressor Ant, whose translation MNDLVIMKEQQAVTSSLQVSETFGKNHQHILEAIDNLTVENSTVKNMFSESLYTNSRGRQYRQIFMNRDGFTLLAMGFTGKQALVFKLKYIDAFNQMEQQIEQTGGYQVPTNMAEALRLAADQAEKIEVLKPKALFADAVATSHTSILVGDLAKILKQNGIETGARRLFNWLREQHYLISRKGADYNSPTQRSMELGLFEIKESTHINGDGVTVTTKTPKVTGKGQSYFINRFLQAN comes from the coding sequence ATGAACGATTTAGTAATTATGAAAGAACAGCAGGCAGTAACAAGCAGCCTGCAAGTTTCAGAAACATTTGGGAAGAACCACCAGCATATTCTTGAGGCTATTGATAATCTCACGGTCGAAAATTCGACAGTGAAAAATATGTTTTCAGAATCGTTATACACAAATAGTCGCGGCAGGCAATATCGACAAATATTCATGAACCGTGACGGTTTTACGTTATTGGCTATGGGTTTTACTGGCAAACAAGCATTGGTTTTTAAGCTCAAGTACATCGACGCATTCAATCAAATGGAACAGCAGATTGAACAAACAGGTGGTTATCAAGTGCCAACAAATATGGCTGAGGCATTAAGACTTGCAGCTGATCAGGCTGAAAAAATTGAAGTATTGAAGCCTAAAGCATTATTCGCTGATGCAGTAGCAACTAGTCACACATCAATTTTAGTTGGCGATCTAGCCAAGATTTTAAAACAGAACGGAATTGAAACAGGTGCACGTAGATTATTCAACTGGTTACGAGAACAGCATTACTTAATTAGTCGCAAGGGCGCTGATTATAATTCACCGACACAACGTTCGATGGAATTAGGGTTATTTGAAATTAAAGAATCAACACACATCAATGGTGATGGAGTAACAGTTACTACTAAGACACCAAAAGTTACTGGCAAAGGGCAAAGCTACTTTATCAACAGATTTTTACAGGCAAACTAG
- a CDS encoding ImmA/IrrE family metallo-endopeptidase, translated as MDDIVIDLCNYAMKHNIGFILTKHLDSSTVAAANTESRTIIVNTNYKDKRQIPLQFAHEIGHIVNGDHSMRALYFTPSRYGIELKANITALNLLAPYYLEDKPDEYVDVDSFMEMFAVPEHLRDAAEQVLYSND; from the coding sequence ATGGACGATATCGTAATAGATTTATGTAATTATGCTATGAAACATAATATAGGGTTTATTCTAACAAAGCATTTAGATTCTAGTACTGTAGCTGCTGCCAACACAGAGTCACGTACCATAATAGTTAATACGAATTACAAGGATAAACGACAGATACCATTACAGTTTGCTCATGAAATTGGGCACATTGTTAATGGTGATCATTCAATGAGAGCTTTGTATTTTACACCATCAAGATATGGTATTGAATTAAAAGCTAACATTACTGCATTAAATTTATTAGCACCCTATTATTTAGAAGATAAACCAGATGAGTACGTGGACGTCGATTCATTTATGGAAATGTTCGCCGTTCCTGAGCATCTACGAGATGCTGCTGAACAAGTTTTATATAGTAATGATTAA
- a CDS encoding DUF1351 domain-containing protein: MAEIKPVVFNEFEATKKSLDSELNKYRDLIVTDTKQAKKVRAGLNKLVKNVDDRKKELKRPYVDAYKGMERQANDLKSMIHEVKEPIDAQIKTIEMGEKMRRETRMKDLIASMAFSYQIDPDKVEVKSKWLTKSISDIELKREIGEQLTLMNRFSVGKLPDGINKQSGQFINDDGEIVYKYSVSLYVTDDELETVVSCLDENEIHYMQNKEG; encoded by the coding sequence ATGGCAGAGATTAAACCAGTAGTATTCAATGAATTTGAAGCGACTAAGAAGAGTTTGGACAGTGAGCTAAATAAATACCGTGATTTAATCGTTACGGATACTAAGCAGGCTAAAAAAGTAAGAGCGGGCTTAAATAAACTTGTTAAAAATGTTGACGACCGAAAGAAAGAGTTAAAGAGGCCTTATGTTGATGCCTATAAAGGTATGGAACGGCAGGCAAATGATCTTAAATCAATGATCCATGAAGTTAAGGAACCAATTGATGCGCAAATTAAAACCATTGAAATGGGTGAAAAAATGCGTAGGGAAACTAGAATGAAAGATTTGATTGCCAGTATGGCATTTAGTTACCAAATTGATCCAGACAAAGTCGAAGTTAAATCTAAATGGTTAACCAAATCAATTAGTGATATTGAACTTAAACGTGAGATTGGAGAACAGCTAACACTTATGAATCGGTTTAGTGTTGGCAAGTTGCCAGATGGCATAAACAAGCAGTCAGGACAGTTCATTAATGATGATGGTGAGATTGTTTATAAATACAGCGTCAGCCTTTATGTAACAGATGATGAGCTAGAAACGGTGGTTAGTTGTTTAGATGAAAATGAGATCCATTACATGCAGAACAAGGAGGGATAA
- a CDS encoding helix-turn-helix domain-containing protein: MALFDNVKKFAKLRGMNLQEVAIKSGLSKNTLYKWKDYKPSDPYILAVAKTLGVTYEELTGTAKETTPTKIDLGAALDDSDDVIMTFDGKPIPDEDKELIKRLLRGK; this comes from the coding sequence ATGGCGCTATTTGATAATGTAAAAAAATTTGCAAAACTTCGTGGAATGAATCTCCAAGAAGTTGCAATAAAATCAGGGCTTAGCAAAAACACTCTGTACAAATGGAAAGACTATAAGCCCTCAGATCCTTATATTTTAGCGGTTGCTAAGACTCTTGGCGTTACATATGAAGAACTAACAGGAACCGCAAAAGAAACAACACCAACTAAAATTGACCTTGGTGCCGCCTTAGATGATTCAGACGATGTAATCATGACATTTGATGGAAAGCCGATACCAGATGAAGATAAGGAACTAATTAAACGGCTGTTAAGAGGTAAGTAA